In one Juglans regia cultivar Chandler chromosome 11, Walnut 2.0, whole genome shotgun sequence genomic region, the following are encoded:
- the LOC108981763 gene encoding pectinesterase-like, protein MLGKIVVSVFSVILIVGVAIAVVAVVHNNGSKKAGENLSPSMKAVTEICEKTDYKEACQKSLSSAAEKGNTDPKEFLKAAIESTINEVAKASNFSDKLIQNMSGANPRVKMSAEDCKDLLQFAVDELQASFTSVGDANMHTMNDRSADLKNWLSAVISYQQTCLDGLEEAPEYHSLMKQNLQDASALTSNALAIVSELGDILKALGLEFNIKPSGRRLLSQDGYPSWFSASDRKLLASHNNGGVVPNAVVAKDGSGHFNTIAAALAAYPKNHGGRYVIYVKAGVYNEYITVEKNQKNIFMYGDGARKTIVTGRKSNRDGFSTFKTATFSAIGEGFLCKSMGFQNTAGPEGHQAVALRVQSDMSAFFNVRVDGYQDSLYVQAHRQFYRNCVISGTVDFIFGDSSTVIQNSLIIVRKPMDNQQNTVTAQGRADRRETTGLVIHNCRIVPEQKLFPTRFRTPTYLGRPWKEYARTVIMESTLGDFVQPVGYLPWAGNFALNTCSYLEYGNRGPGAKTNRRVRWKNVRVMGRNEALQYTVAPFIQGNLWLKSTGVPYLPGLRL, encoded by the exons ATGTTAGGCAAAATAGTTGTTTCGGTTTTTTCTGTTATTCTTATCGTCGGTGTGGCCATTGCTGTTGTGGCTGTCGTTCACAACAATGGCAGCAAAAAGGCGGGCGAGAACCTGTCTCCATCAATGAAGGCCGTCACTGAGATCTGCGAAAAGACAGATTACAAGGAAGCTTGCCAGAAGAGCCTTAGCTCTGCGGCAGAGAAAGGAAATACCGACCCCAAGGAATTCCTCAAGGCTGCGATCGAATCAACCATCAACGAAGTGGCCAAGGCGTCCAACTTCTCCGATAAGCTCATTCAGAACATGTCTGGCGCCAACCCCAGGGTGAAAATGTCAGCCGAAGATTGCAAGGACTTGTTACAATTTGCCGTCGACGAGCTCCAGGCCTCATTCACTTCTGTCGGAGACGCCAATATGCACACCATGAATGACCGGAGTGCTGACCTTAAGAACTGGTTGAGCGCTGTCATCTCGTACCAGCAAACATGCCTTGATGGGCTCGAAGAGGCACCCGAATACCATAGCCTCATGAAACAGAACCTCCAAGATGCCTCTGCACTCACCAGCAACGCTCTCGCGATCGTTTCCGAGCTCGGCGATATCCTTAAAGCCCTTGGTTTAGAGTTTAACATCAAGCCCAGTGGTCGTCGACTCCTTAGCCAGGACGGGTATCCATCATGGTTCTCCGCCTCCGACCGCAAGCTTTTGGCTTCGCACAACAATGGTGGTGTCGTACCCAACGCTGTTGTGGCCAAGGATGGTAGCGGGCACTTTAACACCATTGCTGCAGCACTCGCAGCTTACCCCAAGAACCATGGGGGCCGGTATGTCATTTATGTTAAGGCCGGAGTCTATAACGAGTACATCACCgtggaaaaaaatcaaaagaacatCTTCATGTATGGTGATGGAGCCAGAAAGACCATTGTCACTGGCCGTAAGAGCAACCGCGATGGATTCTCCACCTTCAAGACTGCCACTTTCT CGGCCATTGGAGAGGGGTTCCTTTGCAAGTCGATGGGATTCCAAAACACCGCCGGTCCTGAGGGACACCAAGCTGTGGCTCTCCGCGTCCAATCTGATATGTCCGCCTTCTTCAATGTCAGAGTGGATGGTTACCAAGATTCGTTGTACGTCCAGGCACACAGACAATTCTATCGCAACTGCGTCATTTCCGGCACAGTTGACTTCATCTTCGGTGACTCTTCTACCGTGATCCAGAACTCCTTGATCATCGTGAGGAAGCCCATGGACAACCAACAAAACACGGTGACAGCACAAGGCAGAGCTGACAGGCGTGAGACCACAGGGTTGGTGATCCACAACTGCAGGATCGTCCCAGAGCAGAAGTTGTTCCCAACAAGGTTCAGGACCCCAACATACTTGGGCAGGCCATGGAAGGAGTACGCTAGGACTGTTATCATGGAGTCAACATTGGGAGACTTTGTCCAGCCAGTAGGGTATTTGCCATGGGCAGGAAACTTTGCTCTCAACACCTGTAGCTATCTCGAGTACGGGAACCGTGGCCCCGGCGCTAAGACCAACAGGAGGGTCAGGTGGAAGAATGTTAGAGTCATGGGAAGGAATGAGGCTCTTCAATACACCGTTGCTCCTTTCATCCAAGGGAACTTATGGTTGAAGTCCACCGGAGTTCCTTACTTACCTGGCCTCAGACTCTGA
- the LOC109019832 gene encoding peptide chain release factor 1-like: MRIDGAWRNLARALSRLESAAPISRHRYCNPHCPILHSPVSRCFRSYSEEVQQHQLSPDLVRIMEQRLSAIEHRNDSLKNLINQPEASPAEYARANKELRKLSGCMDLITHLRTKQKEIDGLKSMMAECPEDKDMLDMVTEELRQAIDEEKRLQSLLLRSLLPKDDADERDSILEVRAGTGGEEASLFAMDIFKMYERYSYKKGWKFEVVDITESDLRGYKEASAAISGSGVYGKLKFEKGIHRVQRVPVTEKSGRVHTSAVSVAILPQADEVDVQLRNEELRIDTYRSGGSGGQHANTTNSAVRITHIPTGMTVAIQDERSQHMNKAKALKVLCAKLYEIERSRIQISRSKLRSEQIGSGDRSERIRTYNFPQGRVTDHRVGITHHAIDDVMQGENLDIFIDALLLRQEMDAVASFSSSQ, from the exons ATGAGGATTGATGGAGCATGGCGGAATCTGGCGAGGGCTCTGAGCCGTTTAGAATCCGCCGCTCCAATTTCGCGACACAGATACTGCAACCCTCATTGTCCTATTCTTCATTCACCGGTTTCCAGATGTTTTCGCTCTTACTCTGAAG AAGTGCAGCAACATCAGCTATCGCCCGACCTCGTTAGAATCATGGAACAAAGGTTGTCGGCTATAGAACATAGGAACGATTCTCTAAAAAATCTCATCAACCAG CCAGAAGCGTCACCGGCAGAATATGCGAGGGCCAATAAGGAGCTGCGGAAGCTCAGTGGTTGTATGGACCTTATAACTCACTTGAGGACCAAACAGAAG GAAATTGATGGTTTGAAGTCAATGATGGCTGAATGTCCAGAAGACAAAGACATGCTCGATATGGTCACAGAGGAATTACGTCAGGCTATTGACGAAGAGAAAAGGCTGCAGAGCTTGCTGCTCAGGTCTTTGCTTCCAAAGGATGATGCTGATGAGAGGGACTCTATCTTGGAGGTGAGAGCAG GAACTGGAGGGGAAGAAGCTTCTTTGTTTGCAATGGACatatttaaaat GTACGAGAGATACTCATATAAGAAAGGTTGGAAATTTGAGGTTGTAGATATAACAGAGTCTGATCTTAGAGGATACAAG GAAGCTAGTGCGGCAATCTCGGGATCTGGTGTTTATGGGAAACTTAAATTTGAGAAGGGGATTCACAGAGTTCAG CGAGTCCCAGTGACAGAGAAGTCTGGACGTGTCCACACCAGTGCTGTTTCTGTTGCTATCCTTCCTCAGGCTGATGAG GTAGATGTCCAGTTGAGGAATGAAGAATTGAGAATTGATACCTATAGGTCTGGTGGTTCTGGAGGGCAGCATGCTAATACCACCAACAGTGCTGTCAGAATAACTCATATTCCAACGGGGATGACAGTGGCCATACAAGATGAGCGATCTCAGCATATG AACAAAGCCAAAGCGCTTAAGGTGCTGTGTGCAAAGCTATATGAAATTGAAAGGTCCAGAATTCAGATCAGTCGATCGAAACTTCGATCAGAGCAG ATTGGTAGTGGAGACAGATCCGAACGCATCCGTACCTATAATTTTCCTCAAGGTCGCGTCACTGATCATCGTGTTGGCATCACGCATCATGCAATAGATGATGTGATGCAGGGAGAAAACCTGGATATCTTCATTGATGCTCTTCTTTTGCGTCAGGAAATGGATGCAGTTGCATCTTTTAGTTCTTCCCAGTGA
- the LOC108981764 gene encoding protein RADIALIS-like 3, giving the protein MDDFPKVLCGWSWEENKLFELALAVVDEQDPDRWEVVAAMVGGKKSAEDVHKHYVSLLEDLQVIESGKLDHKLGEPQPYHQVDCSQSICWSDGDNNLLVRLDIN; this is encoded by the exons ATGGATGATTTTCCGAAGGTTTTGTGTGGGTGGAGCTGGGAGGAGAACAAATTGTTTGAGCTGGCTTTGGCAGTGGTTGATGAACAGGACCCAGATCGGTGGGAAGTGGTTGCAGCCATGGTCGGGGGAAAGAAGAGTGCAGAGGATGTGCATAAACATTATGTGAGCCTTTTGGAGGATTTGCAGGTTATAGAATCTGGTAAGCTGGACCATAAACTGGGGGAACCTCAGCCTTATCATCAAGTTGATTGCTCTCAATCCATATGCTGGAGTGATGGAGATAACAA CTTGCTCGTTCGATTAGATATAAACTGA
- the LOC109017659 gene encoding uncharacterized protein LOC109017659 — MAMGLQMYKLFMWATLLGISVSDARGKQYISAVGDPGMRRDGLRVAFEAWNFCNEVGEEAPGMGSPRAADCFDVSSFSLRHRVNETDNKLGVGNPFPGLGTEAVNNADLFAAQKELYLGSLCQVADTPNPWQFWMIMLKNGNFDTKSGLCPENGKKVPPFSSGRFPCFGKGCMNQPILYHELTHFSGGDRMRGSFNGTYDLGSDIRSELDGISFFEVVWEKKVGVGSWVFSHKLKTSKKYPWLMLYLRADATKGFSGGYHYDTRGMLKSPPESPNFKVRVTLDVKQGGGPKSQFYLIDIGSCWKNNGNPCDGDVLTDVTRYSEMIINPDTQAWCSPKSVGNCPPYHITPDNKKIYRNDTAHFPYGAYHYYCAPGNAQHLEQPVSTCDPYSNPQAQELVQLLPHPIWDEYGYPTKQGDGWVGDARTWELDVGGLSSRLYFYQDPGTPPARRIWTSIDMGTEIFVSDKEEMAEWTLSDFDVLYTSSPDS; from the exons ATGGCAATGGGGCTGCAGATGTATAAGCTGTTCATGTGGGCGACTTTGCTTGGTATCAGTGTTTCTGATGCGAGAGGGAAACAGTATATCTCTGCAGTGGGAGACCCGGGAATGAGAAGAGATGGGTTGAGGGTGGCTTTTGAAGCTTGGAACTTTTGCAATGAAGTTGGGGAAGAAGCTCCTGGCATGGGGAGCCCCAGAGCTGCTGATTGTTTTGATGTCTCAA GTTTTTCTCTGAGACACAGGGTGAATGAAACTGATAACAAACTCGGGGTGGGTAACCCGTTCCCAGGTTTAGGTACGGAAGCTGTAAATAATGCAGATCTTTTTGCTGCGCAGAAGGAACTCTATCTTGGTTCTTTATGCCAAGTTGCAGATACCCCAAATCCATGGCAATTTTGGATGATTATGCTGAAAAATGGAAACTTTGACACTAAGTCTGGCTTGTGCCCTGAGAATGGAAAAAAGGTGCCTCCTTTTAGTTCAGGAAGGTTTCCTTGCTTTGGAAAGGGATGCATGAATCAACCCATCTTGTATCATGAACTTACACATTTCTCAGGTGGTGATAGAATGAGAGGAAGTTTCAATGGAACGTATGACTTAGGTTCTGATATTAGGAGTGAACTTGATGGGATCTCTTTCTTTGAGGTGGTTTGGGAGAAGAAAGTTGGTGTTGGGAGTTGGGTATTCAGTCATAAGCTCAAAACCTCAAAGAAGTACCCATGGCTGATGCTGTACCTCCGGGCTGATGCAACCAAGGGATTCTCCGGAGGATACCATTATGACACAAGAGGAATGCTCAAATCA CCACCAGAGTCGCCTAATTTTAAGGTCAGGGTGACTTTGGATGTCAAGCAAGGAGGAGGGCCCAAGAGCCAGTTCTACTTAATTGACATTGGTAGCTGTTGGAAGAACAATGGAAATCCCTGCGATGGAGATGTGCTCACGGACGTAACTAGATACAGCGAGATGATCATCAATCCTGACACTCAAGCTTGGTGCAGCCCCAAGAGTGTGGGCAATTGCCCACCATATCATATTACTCCagacaacaaaaaaatctaCAGGAACGATACCGCACACTTCCCTTATGGAGCTTATCATTACTACTGTGCTCCAGGTAATGCTCAACATTTGGAGCAACCTGTGAGCACTTGTGATCCTTACAGCAATCCTCAGGCGCAAGAGCTTGTTCAGTTGCTGCCTCACCCCATCTGGGATGAGTATGGctatccaaccaaacaaggggATGGCTGGGTTGGTGATGCTAGAACATGGGAGCTTGATGTTGGTGGGTTATCTAGTAGACTTTACTTTTATCAG GATCCTGGTACCCCTCCTGCTAGAAGAATATGGACATCTATAGATATGGGTACTGAAATTTTTGTTAGTGACAAAGAAGAAATGGCAGAATGGACTCTCAGCGACTTCGACGTTCTTTACACATCATCCCCAGATTCGTAA